A region of Paraburkholderia largidicola DNA encodes the following proteins:
- the tsf gene encoding translation elongation factor Ts, translated as MAAITASMVAELRAKTDAPMMECKKALTEADGDMARAEELLRVKLGNKASKAASRVTAEGVIASFIEGGVGAIVELNCETDFVSKNDDFIGFTKQVAELIVKQNPADVAALSALPLDGSTVDAVRSALVGKIGENLSIRRFARFETPNKLAAYLHGTRIGVLVEYTGADEQVGKDVAMHIAAMKPVSLSSDDVPADLIAKERSIAEQKAAESGKPAEIVAKMVDGSVQKYLKEVSLLNQPFVKNDKQTIEQMLKAAGSSVQKFALFVVGEGIEKRQDDFAAEVAAQVAAAKQQ; from the coding sequence ATGGCGGCAATTACCGCAAGCATGGTGGCAGAACTGCGCGCGAAGACCGATGCGCCGATGATGGAATGCAAGAAGGCGCTGACGGAAGCCGACGGCGACATGGCGCGTGCGGAAGAACTGCTGCGCGTGAAGCTCGGCAATAAGGCCAGCAAGGCAGCGTCGCGCGTCACGGCTGAAGGCGTGATCGCATCGTTCATCGAAGGCGGCGTTGGTGCAATCGTCGAACTGAACTGCGAAACCGACTTCGTCTCGAAGAACGACGACTTCATCGGCTTCACGAAGCAGGTCGCCGAACTCATCGTCAAGCAGAACCCGGCTGACGTCGCTGCTCTGTCGGCGCTGCCGCTGGACGGCTCGACGGTCGACGCAGTGCGCTCGGCGCTGGTCGGCAAGATCGGCGAAAACCTGTCGATCCGCCGTTTCGCGCGTTTCGAAACGCCGAACAAGCTGGCTGCGTACCTGCACGGCACGCGTATCGGCGTGCTGGTCGAGTACACGGGCGCGGACGAGCAGGTCGGCAAGGACGTCGCCATGCACATCGCGGCCATGAAGCCGGTCTCGCTGTCGTCGGACGACGTTCCGGCGGATCTGATCGCCAAGGAGCGCAGCATCGCCGAGCAGAAGGCCGCTGAATCGGGCAAGCCGGCTGAGATCGTCGCGAAGATGGTCGACGGCTCGGTGCAGAAGTACCTGAAGGAAGTGTCGCTGCTGAACCAGCCGTTCGTGAAGAACGACAAGCAGACGATCGAGCAGATGCTGAAGGCGGCTGGCTCGAGCGTGCAGAAGTTCGCGCTGTTCGTGGTCGGCGAAGGCATCGAGAAGCGTCAGGACGACTTCGCGGCTGAAGTCGCTGCGCAAGTCGCTGCTGCAAAGCAGCAATAA
- the pyrH gene encoding UMP kinase encodes MPTAYKRVLLKLSGEALMGDDAFGINRATIERMVADMAEVVRLGTQLAVVIGGGNIFRGVAGGAAGMDRATADYMGMLATMMNALALQDAMRHAGIEARVQSALRMDQVVEPYIRPRAIRQLEEGKVVIFAAGTGNPFFTTDTAAALRGSEVGAEVVLKATKVDGVYSADPKKDPSATRYTTISFDEAIGRNLQVMDATAFALCRDQKLPIRVFSIVKPGALKRIVQGEDEGTLVHV; translated from the coding sequence ATGCCCACTGCCTATAAACGCGTCCTCCTCAAACTCTCTGGCGAAGCCCTGATGGGCGATGATGCATTCGGCATCAATCGCGCGACGATCGAAAGAATGGTGGCGGACATGGCCGAGGTGGTGCGGCTCGGCACGCAACTGGCGGTGGTGATCGGCGGCGGCAATATCTTTCGTGGCGTGGCAGGCGGCGCAGCGGGCATGGACCGTGCAACGGCGGACTACATGGGCATGCTGGCCACGATGATGAACGCGCTGGCGCTGCAGGACGCCATGCGTCACGCCGGTATCGAGGCGCGCGTGCAGTCGGCGCTGCGCATGGACCAGGTGGTCGAGCCGTACATCCGTCCCCGCGCGATCCGCCAGCTGGAAGAGGGCAAGGTCGTGATTTTCGCGGCCGGCACGGGCAACCCGTTCTTCACGACCGATACGGCAGCTGCGCTGCGCGGTTCGGAAGTGGGCGCCGAAGTGGTGCTGAAGGCGACCAAGGTGGACGGCGTGTACTCGGCCGACCCGAAGAAGGACCCGTCGGCGACGCGCTACACGACGATCAGTTTCGACGAAGCGATCGGCCGCAATCTGCAGGTCATGGACGCGACGGCGTTCGCGCTGTGCCGCGACCAGAAGCTGCCGATCCGCGTGTTTTCGATCGTCAAGCCGGGCGCGCTCAAGCGCATCGTGCAGGGCGAAGACGAAGGCACCCTCGTCCACGTGTAA
- the frr gene encoding ribosome recycling factor: MSVADTKKSAEQKMQRSIDAFKNDLSKIRTGRAHTGLLDHIQVDYYGSPVPISQVANLTLIDARTIGVQPWEKKMITVVEKAIRESDLGLNPASQGDVIRVPMPALTEERRRELTKVVKSEGETAKVAVRNLRRDANEALKKLVKDKEISEDDERRGSDDIQKLTDKFVAEIDKLVQTKEGEIMTV; encoded by the coding sequence ATGTCTGTGGCTGACACCAAGAAAAGCGCTGAGCAAAAGATGCAGCGCTCGATCGACGCGTTCAAGAACGATCTGTCGAAGATTCGCACGGGCCGTGCGCACACGGGCCTGCTCGATCACATCCAGGTCGACTACTACGGTTCGCCCGTGCCGATCTCGCAGGTCGCGAACCTGACCCTGATCGATGCACGCACGATCGGCGTGCAACCGTGGGAAAAGAAGATGATCACGGTCGTCGAAAAGGCGATCCGCGAATCGGATCTGGGTCTCAACCCGGCGTCGCAAGGCGACGTGATCCGCGTACCGATGCCTGCGCTGACGGAAGAGCGTCGCCGCGAACTGACGAAGGTCGTCAAGAGCGAAGGCGAAACGGCCAAGGTGGCGGTGCGCAACCTGCGCCGCGACGCGAACGAGGCGCTGAAGAAGCTCGTGAAGGACAAGGAAATTTCGGAAGACGACGAGCGTCGCGGCAGCGACGACATCCAGAAGCTGACGGACAAGTTCGTGGCCGAAATCGATAAGCTCGTGCAAACCAAGGAAGGCGAGATCATGACGGTTTGA
- the uppS gene encoding polyprenyl diphosphate synthase, which yields MTYTSSTVRVPDVSAVPRHIAIIMDGNGRWATQRRLPRVAGHTRGVDAVRAAVEACARQGVEYLTLFAFSSENWRRPTDEVSFLMRLFVTALEREIGKLHANGIRLRVVGDLSMFDKKIQDLITRAETKTARNTRLTLTIAANYGGRWDIMQATRKLVEQSVAAGRPVEVNEDAFAEHLAMAYAPEPDLFIRTGGEQRISNFLLWQLAYTEFYFTDTYWPDFDADALGRAIGSYTGRERRFGRTSAQLEPQSQNVDSLPC from the coding sequence ATGACCTATACAAGCTCAACCGTTCGCGTACCTGACGTGTCAGCCGTACCGCGTCATATCGCGATCATCATGGACGGCAATGGCCGTTGGGCGACGCAACGCCGCCTGCCGCGCGTGGCGGGCCATACGCGCGGCGTCGACGCCGTGCGCGCAGCCGTCGAGGCGTGCGCGCGCCAGGGCGTCGAATATCTGACGCTGTTCGCATTCAGCTCTGAAAACTGGCGCCGTCCGACCGACGAAGTGTCGTTCCTGATGCGCCTGTTCGTGACCGCGCTCGAGCGCGAGATCGGCAAGTTGCACGCGAACGGCATCCGCCTGCGCGTGGTCGGCGATCTGTCGATGTTCGACAAGAAGATCCAGGATCTGATCACGCGCGCCGAAACCAAGACGGCCCGCAACACGCGTCTCACACTCACCATCGCCGCGAACTACGGCGGCCGCTGGGACATCATGCAGGCGACGCGCAAGCTGGTCGAGCAGTCGGTGGCGGCGGGGCGTCCCGTCGAAGTCAACGAAGATGCCTTCGCCGAGCACCTCGCGATGGCCTACGCGCCCGAGCCGGATCTGTTCATCCGCACGGGCGGCGAGCAGCGCATCAGCAACTTCCTGCTGTGGCAGCTCGCCTACACCGAGTTCTATTTCACCGACACCTACTGGCCGGATTTCGACGCCGACGCGCTCGGCCGTGCCATCGGGTCGTACACGGGGCGCGAGCGGCGCTTCGGACGCACGAGCGCGCAGCTCGAGCCGCAATCGCAAAACGTCGATTCGCTTCCATGCTAA
- a CDS encoding phosphatidate cytidylyltransferase — MLKTRVITAIVLLAILLPVTLWAPIGGFGALIAFVVVFAAWEWARLLKLPGAGPVIYAIVAALALVASTKLGTGVTAPRPLFEASSIFWIFAGPFVLLRKPTLSQGAWRPFLLLAGVVVFAACWHALVAARMAGVPFVLSLLLVVWLADIGAYFAGKAFGKHKLAPSISPGKTWEGAIGGWLAVMIVAALAVITHAFAPTLFSALLDHLGTARAFATLTLLVVFSVVGDLFESMLKRQAGVKDSSNLLPGHGGVLDRIDALLPVLPLAMLVLS; from the coding sequence ATGCTAAAAACCCGTGTCATCACGGCGATCGTCCTGCTGGCTATTCTTCTGCCCGTCACGCTCTGGGCGCCGATCGGCGGCTTTGGCGCGCTGATCGCGTTCGTCGTCGTATTCGCCGCGTGGGAGTGGGCGCGGCTTCTGAAGCTGCCGGGCGCCGGTCCTGTGATCTATGCAATCGTCGCCGCATTGGCGCTGGTCGCCAGCACCAAGCTCGGCACGGGCGTCACGGCGCCGCGTCCGCTCTTCGAAGCGTCATCAATCTTCTGGATATTCGCCGGCCCGTTCGTGCTGCTGCGCAAGCCGACGCTTTCGCAAGGCGCATGGCGTCCGTTCCTGCTGCTGGCGGGCGTGGTCGTGTTCGCTGCCTGCTGGCATGCGCTCGTCGCGGCTCGGATGGCGGGCGTGCCGTTCGTGCTTTCCCTGCTGCTGGTGGTCTGGTTGGCCGATATCGGCGCATACTTCGCGGGTAAGGCGTTTGGAAAGCACAAACTCGCGCCGTCGATCAGCCCCGGCAAGACCTGGGAAGGCGCGATCGGCGGGTGGCTGGCCGTGATGATCGTCGCGGCTTTGGCCGTCATCACCCATGCCTTTGCCCCGACCCTGTTTTCCGCGCTGCTCGACCATCTGGGCACCGCTCGTGCGTTTGCTACGCTGACGTTGCTGGTCGTGTTCAGCGTGGTGGGCGATCTGTTCGAATCGATGCTCAAGCGCCAGGCCGGCGTGAAGGATTCGAGCAATCTGCTGCCGGGTCACGGCGGCGTGCTCGACCGCATCGACGCTTTGTTGCCGGTGCTGCCGCTTGCGATGCTCGTGTTGTCGTAG
- a CDS encoding 1-deoxy-D-xylulose-5-phosphate reductoisomerase, with amino-acid sequence MQKRISLLGSTGSIGDSTLDVVARHPERFSVYALTAHRNGDKLVEQCLRFKPEVAVVGDADTAASVAAKLRAAGCKTEVTYGPQALVDVSKSDGCDTVVAAIVGAAGLEPSLAAARAGKRILLANKEALVMSGSIFMDAVRDNGAILLPVDSEHNAIFQCLPRESALHGGVSKIILTASGGPFRTREPSSLVGVTPEEACKHPNWVMGRKISVDSATMMNKGLEVIEAHWLFNLPGDRIDVLIHPQSVIHSLVSYADGSVLAQLGNPDMRTPIAHALAFPDRVDSGVAQLDLAQIAQLSFEKPDYTRFPCLALAMKALAEGGVASAALNAANEIAVEAFLTRRIGFMTIAQVVDAVLNALPNREASSLADVVDADAAARRAAHAFIDGLPAGARLTERAVQ; translated from the coding sequence ATGCAAAAACGAATTAGTTTGCTCGGTTCTACGGGCTCGATCGGAGACAGCACGCTCGACGTCGTCGCGCGTCATCCGGAGCGCTTCTCGGTGTACGCACTGACGGCACACCGCAACGGCGACAAGCTCGTCGAGCAATGCCTGCGCTTCAAGCCCGAAGTAGCGGTGGTCGGCGATGCCGATACGGCCGCGAGCGTGGCCGCGAAGCTGCGCGCAGCGGGCTGCAAGACCGAAGTGACGTACGGTCCGCAGGCATTGGTCGACGTGTCGAAGAGCGACGGCTGCGACACCGTCGTCGCGGCGATCGTCGGCGCGGCGGGCCTCGAGCCGAGCCTCGCGGCGGCGCGCGCCGGCAAGCGCATCCTGCTCGCCAACAAGGAAGCGCTCGTGATGTCGGGCTCGATCTTCATGGACGCGGTGCGCGACAACGGTGCGATCCTGCTGCCCGTCGACAGCGAGCACAACGCGATCTTCCAGTGCCTGCCGCGCGAATCGGCGCTGCATGGTGGCGTGTCGAAAATCATCCTGACGGCGTCGGGCGGTCCGTTCCGCACGCGCGAGCCGTCCAGCCTCGTCGGCGTCACGCCGGAAGAAGCGTGCAAGCATCCGAACTGGGTGATGGGCCGCAAGATTTCCGTCGATTCCGCCACGATGATGAACAAGGGCCTCGAAGTCATCGAGGCGCATTGGCTCTTCAATCTGCCGGGCGATCGCATCGACGTGCTGATTCATCCGCAGAGCGTGATTCACTCGCTCGTGTCGTACGCGGACGGTTCGGTGCTCGCGCAACTGGGCAACCCGGACATGCGCACGCCCATCGCTCACGCGCTGGCGTTCCCCGACCGCGTCGATTCCGGTGTCGCGCAACTCGATCTCGCGCAGATCGCGCAGTTGTCGTTTGAGAAGCCGGATTACACGCGCTTCCCGTGCCTCGCACTCGCGATGAAAGCGCTGGCGGAAGGCGGCGTCGCGAGCGCCGCACTGAACGCGGCGAACGAGATTGCGGTCGAAGCATTCCTGACGCGCCGCATCGGCTTCATGACGATCGCCCAGGTCGTCGATGCCGTGCTGAATGCATTGCCCAACCGCGAGGCGTCCAGCCTCGCCGACGTGGTCGACGCCGACGCCGCTGCGCGCCGTGCCGCCCACGCTTTCATCGACGGTCTGCCGGCGGGCGCTCGCCTTACGGAACGCGCCGTCCAGTGA
- the rseP gene encoding RIP metalloprotease RseP encodes MNLLIELVAFAVAIGVLVVVHEYGHYSIARLCGVKVLRFSIGFGKPLARWVSKKTGTEWTIAALPLGGYVKMLDEREEGAPIDPADLPRAFNRQSVGKRIAIVAAGPIANFILAIVLFAAVFATGVTEPAAIVAAPAADTAAARAGFDGGEKVVAVREANAGETEPVRSWSDLRWKLLGAAFDHKRVVLTAKDTHGTFDFPLDLQNLTDKEVDDDFMSRLGFEPGGGTLSVAGVQPGSAALQAGLLAGDRIRAVDGHPADNATTFINYIKSHAGKPIVLQIERGAKNQQAGALQNLTIVPGSQRDETTGQPIGRIGAELATQVPSIDVRYGPVDSVRLGAHRTWDLAVYSVRMFGRMIVGEASLKNLSGPVTIADYAGKSARLGPSAFLSFLALVSISLGVLNLLPIPVLDGGHLLYYAVEAVTGKAVSDRWQLVLQRAGLACIVALSAIALFNDLARLIHF; translated from the coding sequence ATGAACCTGCTGATCGAGCTGGTCGCCTTCGCAGTTGCGATTGGCGTACTGGTGGTCGTCCATGAGTATGGCCACTACAGCATCGCGCGCCTGTGCGGCGTCAAGGTGTTGCGTTTTTCGATTGGCTTCGGCAAGCCGCTCGCGCGCTGGGTCAGCAAGAAGACGGGCACCGAGTGGACCATCGCGGCGCTGCCGCTCGGCGGCTACGTCAAGATGCTCGACGAGCGCGAAGAGGGCGCGCCCATCGATCCCGCCGACTTGCCCCGCGCGTTCAACCGTCAATCGGTCGGCAAGCGCATCGCGATCGTGGCGGCGGGTCCGATTGCCAACTTCATTCTTGCCATCGTGCTGTTCGCAGCCGTGTTCGCGACGGGCGTCACCGAGCCCGCGGCAATCGTCGCAGCGCCCGCTGCCGACACAGCCGCGGCGCGCGCGGGCTTCGACGGCGGCGAGAAGGTGGTCGCCGTGCGCGAGGCAAATGCGGGCGAAACGGAGCCCGTGCGCTCGTGGTCCGATCTGCGCTGGAAGCTGCTCGGAGCGGCGTTCGATCACAAGCGCGTCGTGCTGACCGCGAAGGACACGCACGGCACGTTCGACTTCCCGCTCGACTTGCAAAATCTTACCGACAAGGAAGTCGATGACGACTTCATGTCACGCCTCGGTTTCGAGCCGGGCGGCGGGACGTTGTCGGTGGCGGGCGTGCAGCCGGGCAGCGCTGCCTTGCAGGCAGGACTGCTGGCGGGCGACCGGATTCGCGCCGTCGACGGCCATCCCGCCGATAACGCGACCACCTTCATCAACTACATCAAGTCGCACGCGGGCAAGCCGATCGTGCTGCAGATCGAGCGTGGCGCGAAGAATCAGCAGGCGGGTGCATTACAGAATCTAACCATCGTGCCCGGCTCGCAGCGCGATGAGACGACGGGGCAACCCATCGGCCGGATCGGCGCTGAACTCGCGACGCAGGTGCCGTCCATCGACGTCCGTTATGGTCCTGTCGACAGCGTGCGCCTCGGCGCGCATCGTACGTGGGACCTTGCTGTGTACTCGGTGCGGATGTTCGGCCGGATGATCGTCGGCGAAGCTTCGCTGAAGAATCTGTCTGGTCCCGTGACTATCGCGGACTATGCGGGCAAGAGCGCGAGACTCGGTCCGTCAGCATTCCTTTCGTTCCTCGCGCTTGTCAGCATAAGCCTCGGCGTGCTCAACCTTTTGCCAATACCCGTATTGGACGGGGGGCATCTGTTATATTATGCGGTTGAAGCTGTTACCGGCAAAGCCGTATCGGATCGCTGGCAGCTCGTTCTTCAAAGAGCGGGACTGGCTTGTATCGTCGCCTTGTCGGCGATCGCGCTGTTCAACGATCTTGCTCGTTTAATCCATTTTTAA
- the bamA gene encoding outer membrane protein assembly factor BamA, which produces MFKPHRFVPKTVVAAAIAAHGLAAHATTPFVVKDIRIEGLQRVEPGTVFSYLPIKQGDTFTDEKASEAIRALYATGFFNDVKIASEGDVVVVQVLERPAIGTIDFSGLHEFEKDNLIKALRAVGLSQGRYYDKALVDKAEQELKRQYLTRGFYAAEVTTTITPIDRNRVAVLFAVIEGPSAKIRQINFIGNKAFSTGTLRDEMQLSTPNWFSWYTKNDLYSKEKLTGDLENVRSYYLNRGYLEFNIESTQVSITPDKKDMYLTVTLHEGEPYTINSIKLAGNLLDREAELNKLIKIKPGDKFSAEKLQATTKAIVDKLGEYGYAFATVNALPQIDQEHHKVDLTLQVDPSRRVYVRRINVVGNTRTRDEVVRREMRQLESSWFDSNRLALSKDRINRLGYFTDVDVTTIPVEGTPDQVDVDVKVAEKPTGAITLGAGFSSTDKVVLSAGVSQDNVFGSGTSLSVNVNTAKTYRTLTVTQVDPYFTVDGIKRITDVYYRTYEPLYYSTDSSFRIVTMGGDLKFGIPFSEVDTVYFGAGFEQNTLDVDANTPQAYKNYVQDFGRVSNNVPLTVGWSRDARDSALVPSRGYFTQANAEYGTPIGGTEYYKADLQAQYYYSFSRGFVLGFNVQGGYGNGIGNAYPIFKNYYAGGIGSVRGYEPSSLGPRDKVTNDPIGGNKMFVTNVELTFPLPGTGYDRTLRVFTFLDAGNVWGDSRQGGDTTVGSNGLRYGYGVGLAWISPIGPLKLSLGFPVQKHTGDQYQKFQFQIGTAF; this is translated from the coding sequence TTGTTTAAACCTCATCGCTTTGTTCCAAAGACAGTTGTAGCCGCGGCAATCGCCGCGCATGGGCTGGCAGCTCACGCGACGACACCTTTTGTGGTGAAGGACATTCGGATCGAAGGGCTGCAACGGGTAGAACCCGGCACCGTGTTCTCCTATCTTCCCATCAAGCAAGGCGATACGTTTACCGACGAAAAGGCTTCCGAAGCGATTCGCGCACTGTACGCAACGGGCTTCTTCAACGACGTGAAGATCGCCTCGGAAGGCGACGTCGTCGTGGTTCAGGTGCTCGAGCGTCCCGCCATCGGCACGATCGACTTCTCCGGCCTGCACGAGTTCGAGAAGGATAACCTGATCAAGGCACTGCGCGCCGTTGGGCTGTCGCAAGGCCGCTACTACGACAAGGCGCTCGTCGACAAGGCCGAACAGGAACTCAAGCGCCAGTATCTGACGCGCGGTTTCTACGCAGCTGAAGTCACGACTACGATCACGCCGATCGATCGCAACCGTGTTGCGGTCCTGTTCGCCGTGATCGAAGGTCCGAGCGCGAAGATCCGCCAGATCAACTTCATCGGCAACAAGGCGTTCAGTACGGGCACACTGCGCGACGAAATGCAGCTGTCCACGCCGAACTGGTTCTCGTGGTACACGAAGAACGACCTGTATTCGAAAGAGAAGCTCACGGGCGACCTCGAGAACGTCCGCTCGTACTACCTGAATCGCGGCTATCTCGAGTTCAACATCGAGTCGACCCAGGTGTCGATCACGCCCGACAAGAAGGACATGTATCTGACGGTGACGCTGCATGAAGGCGAGCCGTACACGATCAACAGCATCAAGCTCGCGGGCAATCTGCTCGACCGCGAAGCCGAGCTGAACAAGCTGATCAAGATCAAACCGGGCGACAAGTTCTCGGCTGAAAAACTGCAGGCCACGACGAAGGCGATCGTCGACAAGCTCGGCGAATACGGCTACGCATTTGCGACTGTGAACGCGCTGCCGCAGATCGATCAGGAACATCACAAGGTCGACCTGACGCTGCAAGTCGATCCGAGCCGCCGCGTGTACGTGCGCCGCATCAACGTGGTCGGCAACACGCGTACGCGCGACGAAGTCGTACGCCGTGAAATGCGCCAGCTCGAAAGCTCGTGGTTCGATTCGAACCGCCTTGCGCTGTCGAAGGACCGTATCAACCGTCTCGGCTACTTCACGGACGTGGACGTGACGACGATTCCCGTCGAAGGCACGCCCGACCAGGTCGATGTCGACGTCAAGGTCGCCGAAAAGCCGACGGGCGCGATCACGCTGGGCGCGGGCTTCTCGTCGACGGACAAGGTGGTGCTGTCGGCGGGTGTGTCGCAGGACAACGTGTTCGGTTCGGGCACGAGCCTCTCGGTGAACGTGAACACCGCGAAGACATACCGCACGTTGACGGTCACGCAGGTCGACCCGTATTTCACGGTCGACGGCATCAAGCGCATTACGGACGTCTACTACCGCACGTATGAGCCGCTGTACTACTCGACGGATTCGAGCTTCCGTATCGTCACGATGGGTGGCGACCTGAAGTTCGGCATCCCGTTCTCGGAAGTGGACACGGTGTACTTCGGCGCGGGCTTCGAGCAGAACACGCTCGACGTCGACGCGAACACGCCGCAGGCCTACAAGAACTACGTGCAGGACTTCGGCCGCGTGTCGAACAACGTGCCGCTCACAGTGGGCTGGTCGCGCGATGCGCGTGACAGCGCGCTGGTGCCGAGCCGCGGCTACTTCACGCAGGCCAATGCCGAATACGGCACGCCGATCGGCGGCACCGAGTATTACAAGGCCGACTTGCAGGCGCAGTACTATTACTCGTTCTCGCGCGGCTTCGTGCTCGGCTTCAACGTGCAGGGCGGCTACGGTAACGGCATCGGCAACGCGTACCCGATCTTCAAGAACTACTACGCGGGCGGTATCGGTTCGGTGCGTGGCTATGAACCGAGCTCGCTGGGTCCGCGCGACAAGGTCACGAACGACCCGATCGGCGGTAACAAGATGTTCGTCACCAACGTCGAACTCACGTTCCCGTTGCCGGGTACGGGCTATGACCGCACGCTGCGTGTGTTCACCTTCCTCGACGCCGGTAACGTCTGGGGCGATTCGCGTCAGGGCGGCGACACGACGGTCGGTTCGAACGGCCTGCGCTACGGTTACGGTGTCGGTCTCGCGTGGATTTCGCCGATCGGGCCGCTCAAGCTGTCGCTGGGCTTCCCGGTCCAGAAACATACGGGCGACCAGTATCAGAAGTTCCAGTTCCAGATCGGTACGGCGTTCTGA
- a CDS encoding OmpH family outer membrane protein: MALAMTLGVGAANAALAQEARIAAVNSDRILRESAAAKAAQTKLEAEFAKRDKDLQDMAQRLKSLSDSLDKNGASLAPADRAQKQRDLSQLDTDFQRKQREFREDLNQRRNEELAAVLDRANKVIKQIAEQQHYDLIVQEAVYVSPRIDITDQVLKALAASGN; this comes from the coding sequence ATGGCGCTTGCCATGACGCTCGGCGTGGGCGCGGCGAACGCCGCGCTGGCGCAGGAAGCGCGTATCGCCGCGGTGAATTCGGATCGCATCCTGCGTGAGTCGGCGGCGGCGAAAGCGGCGCAGACCAAGCTCGAAGCGGAGTTCGCGAAGCGCGACAAAGACCTGCAGGACATGGCGCAGCGTCTGAAGTCGCTGTCCGACTCGCTCGACAAGAACGGCGCGTCGCTGGCGCCGGCCGATCGCGCGCAGAAACAGCGCGACCTGTCGCAGCTCGACACGGATTTCCAGCGCAAGCAGCGCGAATTCCGCGAAGATCTGAACCAGCGCCGCAATGAAGAGCTGGCGGCCGTGCTCGACCGCGCGAACAAGGTCATCAAGCAGATCGCCGAGCAGCAACACTACGATCTGATCGTGCAGGAAGCCGTCTACGTCAGCCCGCGTATCGACATCACCGACCAGGTGCTGAAGGCGCTGGCCGCGTCGGGCAATTGA